In Alkalibacter saccharofermentans DSM 14828, the genomic stretch CTGCTACTATAAAAACAGGCTTTTCCATATTGTACAGCTCGTATCTGGTTTCATTTTTTTCTATCAGGTCGTACTTTTTCTTTAGTTCCTTATTTTTGCCTTCCAGCTCCTCAGCATTTAGATAAAGGGTAGTTATTATATTCTTTTTTCTCCTCCCTCTGGTTCCCGTTAGAGCCCAACTTTTGCTTTCAGCCCTTTTTTCTTTTACCGGAGTCATCAAATCAACAGGCTCCATCATCTGCCCCAGCATGCCATCTGCGGAAATGATAACAGGATTTCTGTACCTGTCTGCGATGTCAAAGGCTTTTATCATTATATCAGCCGCCTCCTGTATGCTTTCAGGGGCATATACGATAGTTCTATAATCTCCGTTTCCTCCCCCTTTAGTGTTTTGATAATAGTCTGCCTGAGAAGGCTGTATGTTTCCAAGCCCCGGCCCTCCTCTTGATACGTTGACTATTACGCAGGGAAGCTGAGCTGCTGCCAGATAGCTTATGCCCTCTTGCATCAACGCGATCCCGGGAGAAGAGGATGATATAAGGACTCTGCTTCCTGCAGCCGCAGCACCATAAACCATATTGATTGCGGCAACTTCGCTTTCTGCCTGAAGAAAGGTTCCTCCCACTTTATCCAGCCTTCTTGCCATGCATTCCATCAATTCGCTTTGTGGAGTTATGGGATATCCAAAATAATGCCTGCAACCCCCTATGATTGCAGCAACACCTAGAGCTTCATTTCCCTTCATTAGCTTTTCACTCATAACCTCCACCTTCCTTGCCTTCTAAAAGTTGAATCGTTATGGCTGCATCTGGACATACGACTGAACAGTTGCCGCATCCGAGGCACCTTTCCATCTTAATCACCGAGGAGGGATGATATCCTTTTTTGTTAAGCTTCTCTGTGTCTATTTTCAAAATGCTTGCCGGACAAAATCTTAAGCACAACCCACATCCCTTGCACCTTTCCTGATCAATAATGACATTGAATCTTTTTGCGCTCATATCTACCCCCGACCTTTAATCAATTATAGAATCATCACAGTAAATTTTTGCTTCTACAGCTCCTTGCAAAACCTCAAGCACACCTTTTGCCAGTGCTTCCATTTCCATTTCTCCTGGATAAACCTTCACCGGAGCTATCCAGTCTACCCTGCAAGATACCATCTTTATAAAATCATCGTCACCAGCCAGTCCACCTGTCATTGCGATGCAGTCCACATTACCTTCAAGAACCGTTGATAGCGCCCCCACAAATTTCGATACCTGATAAGCCATGGCGTCGTATAAGAGCTTTGCCGCCTTATCCCCTAGATTAACTTTCCCCTTGACGCTTATCATGTCACTTGTCCCTAAATAGGCATATACTCCGCCTTTTCCGGTAAGCTTTTTTTGCATCTCTTCCAAGGTGAATTTGCCGGAATAACACATCTTGACGAGATCTCCAGCCGGC encodes the following:
- a CDS encoding 3-methyl-2-oxobutanoate dehydrogenase subunit VorB, which encodes MSEKLMKGNEALGVAAIIGGCRHYFGYPITPQSELMECMARRLDKVGGTFLQAESEVAAINMVYGAAAAGSRVLISSSSPGIALMQEGISYLAAAQLPCVIVNVSRGGPGLGNIQPSQADYYQNTKGGGNGDYRTIVYAPESIQEAADIMIKAFDIADRYRNPVIISADGMLGQMMEPVDLMTPVKEKRAESKSWALTGTRGRRKKNIITTLYLNAEELEGKNKELKKKYDLIEKNETRYELYNMEKPVFIVAAYGTTARIVRSSIEILKNEGLAVGLIRPISLWPFPHKAFEGLPDGVKGIAAIEMSMGQMIDDVKIANNGRLPVFFYGRTGGMVPTQVEIAKWLKCVIEGVENN
- a CDS encoding indolepyruvate ferredoxin oxidoreductase subunit alpha, with translation MSAKRFNVIIDQERCKGCGLCLRFCPASILKIDTEKLNKKGYHPSSVIKMERCLGCGNCSVVCPDAAITIQLLEGKEGGGYE